In Melanotaenia boesemani isolate fMelBoe1 chromosome 18, fMelBoe1.pri, whole genome shotgun sequence, the sequence AACCCATTTAAGGCAAGCAAATTACTCTCTAACACACTGTTCTCAGTTCAGGGCTGAGAGAAGTATCCAGAACCATAATGTGGAGTGGCTCCAACCCCTAAAGCACCAAAGTATATACTTTGAGGCCACAATGCACCTCATACAGCAGACAGGCTGATCCAAGCTGATGACAGTATTTCCACTGTGGGAAAGGGTTCATTCAGTGTGTGAGGATTATTTTTAGAAGCATTAGGATTGTGACATGGTTCTGGTCTTGGGTGGCTGACACAGTACAGGCCACTacacaggtgtgtgtgcatgtgtgtttttactgCACAGGCATTTGTCTGGTCTCCTCAGTATCTTGCTAAAATCTAcacactttgaggaggaaggactGGATATTTATATAACTCTTGTTTTAAGatcttttctctcaaagtgagaaagaaacCACACACTGAAGCACTGACAGGCTAGTTTTGAGGGTTTTCATTACTTAATAATGGACTTGAAATTAGTGTTTTACAACTTGTTTGAAGATGCTTCTCATTTGTCTAAAGTctagatatttttcttttttcataaaatCTTACAAAAGGGTAATTTTCTTACTGCACTGGGAGATTATATTCACTTGATTATAGTCTGAATCTTTtcaatttaattgttttctttttactcattttaagaTAGCTATATTTTGCAGTGTAGTAATTGAACTTTCGAACTAACAAGTTAaggtgaaatgtttttttttctctgatatGTGCTAAGAGTCTAAGAGCAAACCTGCTGCAGGTAATTAGTTTCACGATAGATGATTTAAGCCTCAGACTAAACATCTTCCTGAAATAAAGCAGCTATCCTGGAAAACAGTAAAAagcttgttttcattcatccattctcATAATTCTCTTACCTTTTCCATGCAGGACAGCCACGTTCAAGTCTGGGTCACTGTCAAAGGCCTGTAGCTCCTCCAGCAGACGTCTCGCTGTCTCCTGGTTCACCGCGTTACGTACCTCTGGACGGTTTATAGCCACAGTAACTACGCATCCCTTTCGCTCTGAGACCACAGTCTGACCTACAACTAATGACAGAGAATAAGGAAGATGCACAGATGGAAGCCAATGCATGCCACAGCGTTTAGGAAGGAGAATAAAGCATCACAGGAGGAGTGACAGAGGTGCAGAATGTAAATGATCTGGCTAGATTTGATACAAAAAATGGCAGGGAATGGGAAACTAGAGGAGATCATCTGGGTTGAGGTGAGGGCCTCAGCTCTTGCAGTGCGAATGCACCGCAGATTGTGGTTTGAGGTTGCAGCAGGCAGTTGACCTGACATTGTTTAGGTTCATCTCAGGGAATCCGTCTGTCAACCACACCCAGCGACAACTGCATCCAAGAGAGAGGAGCCAGGAAAACAAAGCTTCTGGGTGCATTTGGCTATTCTGAGGAAAACAGACTCCTAAAGCAAAACCAGTGAGGGATGAAAAGCAAAGGCAATTTGTCTCAGGTGTGCCTTCTACTTTGCTACACctcaaacaaataattaaacgCTGGTGCAGTTCCAGTGAAGTGAATCACTTCTTAACTACCACTGTGTCAAGTCTCTTTCGGTTTTATTTCGGTAACATTCTAAAGCTGAAGTGCTGCAAAATTTTTCAAAGCtcttttcaaagaaaaatcCAGTGTTTGCTATAACAGCAAGCAAATAGATTTAATGGTTGCTATCAAGCTGTTTGCAAGTCTCCTCTGGAATAGCATTAATACTAACAGCACTATCTTGGTCTCCTTTAGCTAACATGATTTAAACTACTGCATACAGGCAGCCAGGCATGCAGCTGCAAACATAAACATTTGATGTTTATAATACTAAGCAGGCAGGTGCCTCCTTTTGTTTTGGCACTGACAGATCCTCAAATTTggacatcaaaaagaaaatgtaatgtttaaaaaCTTCTCTTACTTTACTTCTATCAGTCAAATCAGGGAGCCTTGTCTgagtaaaacttttttttgtttgttttttttacatacaatTTATTATCCAATTGTTGGAAAGCTACAACTGGGTCTGGAGATACTTATTGTTGTGACCCTGGTACTGTTCATGCAGTCACTGGAATATTTAATGGCCTGAAGCGCTGTTCAGTGTTATTAATTACAACCcagttgtttatgttctgtgtcccgaaataaaaaatttaatctttttgacCCTTTTTGTGTGTTATGAAATACTGCTTTGTGAAATGTTAGCATTTAAGTGTTGATGtggttttgtaatattttgtaatattatttattcattgtttataTGAATTTAGTGATTTTCGGGGGGGcttgttgtattttctgttgttgcATTCTCTTAAATGTTTTGGGTTGCACCTCGGGGGAGCCTAGATTTGATAATCTTTGCTTGTTTATGGTAAATGCAGCTGTTATTGATATGTTACATTAATTTAATTGCAGCCGATGTGCTGGTGTGAGACACTGTGGCTGTCTCTGCTGCCTCCTACCGCCCATAATGTGTCATTACAAACTCACGCCTGTCCCACTCTTTTACCTGTCTTGTCATCTTCACCTCCAGTTGAGACGCTGTAAGATTTTGCCAAAATCGAAGTTGTTCCTTGGTACTTTCGAAATGTCCCACCTTGATAAATAGTGTCGAAAACGGGTTTCAACGTTCGTAAACGTTTTAGCGCCATAGCTAACGTCCGTTTTTAGACCCAGAAGCTCGAGCTCGGGAAGGAATTGGAAATGTAAGTGCTCactaatgcattaaaaaataaaataaaaaccccaTTTAGCCTGTTTGGAAACAAAGTGGTAAACCGTAAAATACTCAAAACAAGTTTGCTAGGAAGGTGCAACACTTTTAAACTTCCCGtcagaaactaaaacaaacttcACAAGGTTCTGGGAAGACAGACGTTATGCACTGCAGTagtaaaaactgaaacaaacagcAAGGGGCGACATTTACCCTGTTAAGTCCACTGTTTCTCCCGCATTTAACGctttcattttttgttcttttccaaaaataatctccttatatatacacatttcgTATATTCTAATTTGATCCATTATAATTCCACTCCACTATAAGCTATAGTCATatgaaagttgtttttaaatttactttcaaggtttagatttttattatttcagataCAACACATCATTAAGGTTTAAACATCTGGTTTCCAAACCTCTTGAAtcctgaaatttaaaaaaaaaaaagcaggttgGAAATCTGGTCAAATTCTAGATGTaattcactttttgtttttgtttgttttgctttttactttttacttaaaTTTCAGAGAATGTCCCCATatgtaacaaataaaatgaaagatcaggaaaacaaataacaaattccaaaaactaaaaaaacaaacaaacaaaaaaaaaaaacatactaatactaatacaaATGTATATTTTGTATTGAATGAAAAAGTCCAAACTTACCTGACTTGGAGCCACACGGAACATTGTGGTGGAAACACttgtttcacataaaaaaataaataaataaaaaaatcatgatgTCATTTGACTATTCTAGTACTTAATAATTTAAGTGTGTTTGCTGCCAACAGTCCTTTTTTTGTTCTATTACAGGACTGGTGATTTAACTTAAGTGAAGGATCTGAAAGCATtatatgatgaaaaacaaacatgatttcAGATTgccttttttaataaaagatgtgttttttatttatttttttacacattttaaggcatcatgcacagaaaaaaagccaTACTAAAGGCATTATGCCGACCCTCTACCAAAAATTAGGCTCTAACATTTGAAGATTCGCTGATAAAAATAAGTTTGTACAAATATGGCATGTAAGCTGGCATGTCAGTGAATCCCAAAGCAGAGCAGCACCTGCTTTCACAGTTTTTGTAAACATGGCTTTGAGCAAAAAAGggaagaggaaaagagaaagagaaagcatGCTTCAATCTGGGGCTAAATTTCCCTGAAAAGCATGCAATgcattttaaatcatatttacaatgcattattttatttattttttaacatatctcTTTTGTTATTTCATCAGTTAAAGTTAAGACATTACAATGTTGCCAACATTAACAAACATACCgacagaaagaaagatagaCGTGTCCTTAATGAGTCCCCCAACACAGACACTGATCAGATTTGTCAACAAAACACTGCAAGATTTTTCTCTTCTTAATACCATCTATTCTTAAATTTTTAAACAACCCAACTAGGCTTAAAGAAATCTTGTAGTGTCCAATTTGGCAGACATCCAGAGGGTCTTGGGAACTTTGGCACAGATGTGTCCAGTTGTGCTCTTTTGTGGTTTTCCATGTTCGCTATACGACATTAAAGACCATGGAAAGATATTGTTCATATGAAACCTGGATCCAGCCATCCTGGTCTGTATCATACCGCCTAAACACATCGGTCAACCTCTGTGGGAGAACAAAAAACGGAAACAAGTGACTGTTAGCaagtttttaaactaaatgaataaacacaatCATGTAgattagatcagtggttcctgAACTATTTGAGACATGACCCCCACAACTACATGTGTTTGCAGGGTTTTAACACCGTCTTAttaagcttaaaaaaacaaatgtgtccTATTTATGCAGTTACAACTGTAGTTAAGAGGGTCAGGTTTTAAAATCAATACTAAATAACATCACTAACACCATCTTTACAGCCAGCCAAGACGCTGGAGACAGGAACACTGAGATTAGTCAAGGTGGACGAAACATGGACGCAGAGTATAGAGCAATCCTAAAAGTCTAAAAACTCTGTCTGCACAGAAGAGGTCATAAAAAGACATCATGATCATATGACTTCACTGTATAGACATATTGTTTTGATTCACTGATTGTTACCTGTAAAACAATACAGCACTGGATGAAGTCATCAAACGCCACCTGTCCCTTCCTCTGACGGTCAAACTTGTCTATCAGGGTGCCGTAGAACTGGTCTGAGAGACGATAACCTACacacaacagcaaaaataaCATTAGGAAAGGCAGGGcagatttatttatacagcacatttcatacatcaGCAATCCAATGtgcagtaaaaatgtaaacaaacgaACACAAAGTGAGTTAcataaaatacagacaggaaataCTGTGAAAGCTTAAATAATTAAGTTATTATGGGCGAAAGGGTTTGGACTagatacatgtttttttttctccagggGTCTGTAACTTGTGGCTCTTCAGAATTTCCTCACTGGCTACTAATACAGGGGAATTCTGGGTGGTAAAATTGTCCTTTTTATTAGTAAATGTTGCGATCCCCTGTCCTTTACCCTTTTCAAACTTTAaaagctttgattttatttgtttaatgctCTTAACCTTAACTTAGAATCCACTTTAAAAGAACAAAGGTTTGGAGGTGACatcaggttttctggtagttgTTTTCCTGATATAGATAGAATCTAATTTCCTTGTTTAGTCTGAACTCATGGGAAGAAAAGCAAACTTAACCCAGATGATCTTAGATATCTCAGTGGCAAATGATTTAACACACTGGAATCCAGATCTGAGAACAGGGATGAAATGGTTTTGTGAGGACACAGGCAGCAGTATTCTGGATTATTTGCAGTTGTCTAAGTGATTTTTAGAGAAACCTGTAAACTAAAATAACAGCCGTCACACccactaaaaacaaatgcatgaagGAGTTTTTCTAAATCAAGCTGAACCACCAGTCTTCTTATTCTATATATATTATTCAGGTGGGAAAACGTTCGATTTCCGGCTTGAGTTGTTTTTAACGTTGATAATGGTCAATTTTGGTTTCAAAGACAATtgtctcagttttatctttatttagctaAATCAATGGGACCAGAGTCCCTCAGTGAGACAGTAACATAGAGCTGagcatcatcagcataattacAATATTTGGTTTGCAATAAAGTTGGCTATTCAAAAGCATCCTCTGCTCTCCATTCCCCATCTTAAACTTTCTTTTGGATTATTGAAAATTTGAAGTGTATTTTGGCCCCTTGGACCTCAGAACAGAGGTTTCCTCAGCAGTGTGGAGACATTGCGCAGTAATTTCACAAACTGATCTGTAAATTCATGCAAACATTTTGAAATTAACAAAGCTGTAGACACACAGACTGGCTGAGGTGGATCAGCAAGTTGTGATCAATTGAATGATAATGGTGCGTTCCACTTGTCCCTGAATTCCAAGCGGCTGAGAATATGTGACGTCATTACCAGGTAGTTGGTGTTTCAGCTGCTCCAACTCGGAAAAAATGGACGCCTCTAAAACAGCCAATTTATGAGCATCTAAAAATGTtgtataaaaactagaaaatcatAAAgctattgtaaaaatgtgcaccatGAGGATACCAACCAGTTTTGGTGATAATGAGTAATAAAATACACATATTGACACGATTTTTTCACAAACAAACCCGCTGTAACAATGTAATTATCGATAACAACTTGTTGCTGTTCACACTAGAAAATTAATGGACACAAAATATATtgtaaagaattttaataaagacaacaatggacTACAAGTGGTACTGGGCTTAAATCTGGAATTTTGGGGTCTTCTGAAACTTAGGGGTTCATcgttcagaaaaacaaaatcacttCGTTATTTCTGGCAAAAACTCCTCGGTATTCCAATTTCCGAGGTTATCTGGAACACACGATAAGCCTGTCTGAGGCTTCAAAAGATAATCATCTTGAAGAAGAATGTAAACACTGCAATGGTTTTTACAGAACTAAGAGGACAAGACTCAAGATCTCGATGAAATGAAGAAATCATGCAAAGTAATTCAGAATTTCTCTAAATTTGGGACTTTTTTCAAACTTGCCACAGATGCAGCACAAAGAGAAATTCCTCTGTCGTTCCCCAGGTCTTTCCTTTGAGCTGTAAATTGAAGAAGACTGTCCAATATTAATGTCATGATTGCTGCATAGGTGGCAAGTTGAAAACAGATAGAAATCAATACCCTTATCAAATGCATGCTGCTCCACAGATTCTGACACAGAGTTCCTGAAAAGATGGAAACCTGACCTGCTGACCCCCTGAGAAACGACAGTCTTGAAGAAAACCACGGAGCCCGCCACCACGGGGAAAAAATTTGAATACAAAAGCATACTTTGCAGCTCACCGAATCCAGTCAGCGCCTGCTTCAGCTCGTTTTTGTCAATGAAGCCGGAGTTGTCCCTGTCGTAGGTCCTGAAGATGTTCTGCCAGTCCGTGATGTACTTCCACACCCCGGCAAACTCGTTGAAGTTCACGCCGCCTTTGTTTTCTCGGTCAAACATGGCTGAGGGAGAGACGGGGGTCACAGAGTCACATATGTACACAGATCACACCCAACTCTAGAAATAATGGTTGGGACAAACCCAGTCACATAAAAGCAAGCTTTGCAAAGCTGTCAGAGTTAACAGTGCaagtcacacacactcacacttgaCTAACGCCTGCCTCATAAAACTGTTTCATAACATAGCAAGAAAATAGCTCCCCACTCCAATACTCCACTCCTCACCCCCATGCGGCTCAATCCAATTACCTCCCAACAAAGGGAGTGTTATCGCAGGATATGCTTCTTTCTGTGGGACCATTAAATAATGGATTTACTGCTCATGGTGCAGAGGGAAAGCAAAAGGAATTATGAGGATTTAAGCTTGAAGTCACAAAACAAATGCGGAGCAAAGTATACAGTACAAGAACATTGACAAAGATATTTAAACTACGCTGCTGAgctaaaagtttttaacctcTTGCAGCAGATCAATATTTAGAGTCTCCAGTTTTCTCATTGCCTTACAGACGCCATCTCTTCTTCCTTTTATtgatggctgttttttttccattagagCAGCACTCCCCACACAAAAGATGAGTTTGTTTGTGCTTTCGTAGCTTAAAATACTTAATCTCGTTGTCATGGCAAagagacaaataaacaacttggGTAGTTAAGTAAGTGGGGTATGTCACCGTCAGCAGCTACTTACATATGATGGAGCGCACAGTTACTGGGTTGAAAGGAGTCCATGTCCCTGTGAATCAGATGAAGGGAAGTTAAACATCACGACAAAGAATCTGCAGCAGCGGATCTATGTGGCTGTAAAAGACAAGAAAGTGTGATGAAAGGAGAATAAAAGTGTGAAAAAGAGTGGTTGATGGCTGACACAGAGATGAAGaggcagctgctg encodes:
- the pdcd6 gene encoding programmed cell death protein 6 isoform X1, coding for MAYHSPYRAPPHINAPPDQGFLWNIFQRVDKDRSGVISDSELQQALSNGTWTPFNPVTVRSIISMFDRENKGGVNFNEFAGVWKYITDWQNIFRTYDRDNSGFIDKNELKQALTGFGELQSYRLSDQFYGTLIDKFDRQRKGQVAFDDFIQCCIVLQRLTDVFRRYDTDQDGWIQVSYEQYLSMVFNVV
- the pdcd6 gene encoding programmed cell death protein 6 isoform X2, producing the protein MAYHSPYRAPPHINAPPDQGFLWNIFQRVDKDRSGVISDSELQQALSNGTWTPFNPVTVRSIISMFDRENKGGVNFNEFAGVWKYITDWQNIFRTYDRDNSGFIDKNELKQALTGFGYRLSDQFYGTLIDKFDRQRKGQVAFDDFIQCCIVLQRLTDVFRRYDTDQDGWIQVSYEQYLSMVFNVV